One genomic region from Anopheles stephensi strain Indian unplaced genomic scaffold, UCI_ANSTEP_V1.0 ucontig370, whole genome shotgun sequence encodes:
- the LOC118516662 gene encoding uncharacterized protein LOC118516662 has translation MYAYYQNVRGLRTKLINFHQAFAESDYNICVLTETWLDDSIPSSLLFDENFIIYRCDRNNRNSNLSRGGGVLIACSSQLAVSSISSPCASLEAVWVRINLGTSHLYLGAIYFPPYSSSSSSVIDDLMEGIGVVLGRMRSEDKIMIFGDFNMPGISWTADPHNKLWFYPSDFRQRDTTFIDGLNFNHLKQLSGVTNGNGRQLDLIFGNSAAAAICDSVHRVPLTIIPEDAYHPALETCITVIASPSDRPSRLVLTRELNFRKLDSRKFIRLISTYDWSSLDAAPSIDETLYPVEPYVVDDRSVSAHSRW, from the coding sequence atgtatgcaTACTATCAGAACGTGCGGGGTCTCCGCACAAAACTTATTAACTTCCACCAGGCCTTTGCTGAATCTGACTATAACATATGTGTCCTGACCGAAACCTGGCTTGATGATTCGATCCCATCGTCGCTTCTTTTCGATGAAAACTTTATCATCTATAGATGCGACCGCAACAATAGGAATAGCAACCTttcgcgtggtggtggtgtgcttatTGCATGCTCATCACAACTTGCGGTCTCGTCGATCTCGTCACCATGCGCATCGTTGGAGGCGGTGTGGGTTCGCATCAACCTGGGGACCTCGCACCTGTACCTTGGAGCCATCTACTTTCCGCCATACAGCAGCTCATCCTCATCTGTAATTGATGATTTGATGGAGGGCATCGGTGTAGTCCTGGGGCGCATGCGCTCcgaagataaaattatgatttttggcGACTTCAACATGCCGGGCATCTCGTGGACTGCTGATCCCCATAATAAACTGTGGTTTTATCCTTCCGATTTTAGGCAGCGGGATACGACGTTCATTGACGGTCTGAACTTTAACCACTTGAAGCAACTCTCAGGGGTAACTAACGGTAACGGACGTCAACTGGACCTGATATTTGGCAATTCCGCTGCAGCCGCGATCTGTGATTCAGTACACCGAGTGCCTTTGACGATTATTCCTGAGGACGCTTATCATCCAGCATTGGAGACGTGCATCACCGTCATCGCGTCGCCCTCTGATCGTCCGTCTCGTTTAGTTTTGACGCGTGAGCTGAACTTTAGGaagctcgacagcagaaaattTATTCGTCTCATCTCGACATACGACTGGAGCTCCCTGGACGCTGCACCTAGTATTGACGAGACGCTCTACCCTGTCGAACCTTATGTCGTTGATGATCGATCTGTTTCCGCACACAGTCGCTGGTAG